In Solidesulfovibrio carbinoliphilus subsp. oakridgensis, the sequence GGCGATTTCGCTCGTCTTCCTCGTCTTCGAGATCCAGGGCCAGGGCGAGCCGGTACTGGAGTTCGGACCGGAAGAGTTCGACCTCGTCGTATTCCATGAGGGCCAGCCAGTCGGCGAACTTGGCCACAAAGGCGTCGGCCTCGGCGGCCGGGGCCTCCAGGCTCTCGAAGAGAAAGCGCAGCCGCTCCCAGAGGACGGGCCCCGGCGTTTCGACGTCGGCCAGCAGAATGTCGAGCCAGATCGAGAGCCGGGGTTCGGCCTGCCGCAATTCGAGGGTAAGCGCGTTTCGCCAGGGGGCCTTAGCCGGCGACTGCACCGCCGGCGCGGTTTTCGGTTCCGGCGCCGCCGGGGCGACCGGCGAGGGGGGCGTAGGGACCGGGCCGGCCGAGGCCGCCGGGGCGGGTCTCGCCGTGGAGGCCGGCGTGGATTCAGGCTCCGGTCGGACAGGCCCGGGTTCGGGTGCCGGCGGTGTGGCCGGCGTTTCGATCGCCGGTCCGGACCGAGGCGCGACGCCATCGGCCACGGACGCCGACGTCGGCTCGGGCCGGGCCCCGGGCGTCTCGGGCAGCGGGGCGGCCTCGGGTGCGGCCGTAACAACGATCGCGACCTTGGGCTCGGCGGCCTGGATGTCGGTCCGCGCGGGGGCGGGCTCCGGCTCAGGCGACGGGGCGGGCTCCGGTTTCGCTATGGCTGGCTCGGACTCCGCAGCGGGCGCTTCGGCCACGGGTTGCGGCGTTGGTTCCGGCCGGGTAGTCTCGGGGGCGGGCGTAACGACGATCGCGACTTCCGGCTCGGCGGTTGGTTCTGGCGCAGTCGCTTCACTGGCGACGAGCGCTGTCGCCGGTCCGGTGGCGGGCTCTTCCGCCTCCGGCCCGGCAGTCGGGGTTTCGGCCTCTTGCGGCGTTTGGGTCTCGGCGGCCTCGGACGGCGCTTCGTCGGCCTTCCAGAATTTTTTCAGCTTGGAAAAAAAACCCATGGGTGCGGCATCCTTGTCTTGGGCTAGTGGGTGGCGGCGGCATTGGCGCGCCGAGCGGCGCGGCAGGAAAGTATAGCCGCGAGGACGCATGGACGCAACCGCCAAGGGCTTGGCCTGCCGGGAGCCTTCCCGGGTCCGGGGGGCGGTTGTGGTCGGCCGCCCCCTTGTGGCACAAGGGCGGGGTTCACGGGAGATCCCGGCCGCTTGGCCGCAGGAGGCAGACATGGACGAGAAAAAGCCGGAGCCGGAGGCGACGTTCCTTGCCAAACGGCGCATCGAGGCGGCCCTCCTGGCCGACGTCTACGCCGTGCTGGTCGGCCGGCTGGGCCGGGACGCGGCCCTGGCCGTGATCGAGGAGACGGTCGCCCGGGCCGCCTGCCAGGCGGGCCAGGCCTTTGCCGCGTCCGCGCCGGAGGGCCCGAGCTTGCAACACTTCGCGGCCGTGGCCGACCAGTGGCAGCAGGGCGGGGCCCTGGCCATCGCCAACAAGCGGCAAGAGGCCGACGGCCTGTCCTTTGACGTCGTCCGCTGTTGCTATGCCGAGGCCTACCGCGAGATGGGATTGCCCGACGAACTGGCCACGCGCATCTCGTGCCTGCGCGACCAGGCCTTCGTGGC encodes:
- a CDS encoding L-2-amino-thiazoline-4-carboxylic acid hydrolase — its product is MDEKKPEPEATFLAKRRIEAALLADVYAVLVGRLGRDAALAVIEETVARAACQAGQAFAASAPEGPSLQHFAAVADQWQQGGALAIANKRQEADGLSFDVVRCCYAEAYREMGLPDELATRISCLRDQAFVAGYSPKLHLDRPTTIASGATHCPFTFTWEDA